From Onychostoma macrolepis isolate SWU-2019 chromosome 05, ASM1243209v1, whole genome shotgun sequence, one genomic window encodes:
- the wasf3a gene encoding actin-binding protein WASF3 isoform X1 produces MPLVKRNIEPRHLCRGALPETISNELECVTNNTLSAIIRQLSSLSKHAEDVFGELFNEANTFYLRANSLQDRIDRLAIKVTQLDSSVEEVSLQDINMRKAFKSSTVQDQQVVTKSSIPNPITEMYNTSDKPPPLNILSAYRDDHIDGIKFYTDPSYFFDLWKEKMLQDTEDKRKEKRKHREQKRCVDGTLPREVKKVRKAHNRRQEWNMMAFDKELRPDHRHYHSLQRGVSSEGSLSPDGRPHPNNYPVQACHAQARASHAHAQPHPFMPVETASSSANGGVEHEYHSIGGPVGVGVGADVCYRVGVLARTHPTPPQYPPPENGVNGTITLPPTDYGMMEYYASSGPPPPPVGPVIPSAQTAFASPPATPHSGPITSALQYPLPPVPPPEGPPPPPAPPVPPHSVALGEGRRLTLQPVTDARSDLLSAIRMGIQLKKVQEQQEQQAKREPVGNDVATILSRRIAVEYSDSEDDSELDENEWSD; encoded by the exons ATGCCACTGGTGAAAAGAAACATTGAGCCCAGGCACCTGTGTAGAGGAGCTTTACCTGAGACCATCAGCAATGAGCTGGAGTGTGTGACCAACAACACTCTCTCTGCCATCATACGCCAACTTAGCAGCCTCA GTAAGCATGCAGAGGATGTGTTTGGCGAGCTCTTTAATGAAGCCAATACATTCTACCTGCGTGCTAATTCTCTACAGGACCGTATAGATCGTCTTGCAATCAAAGTCACTCAGTTGGACTCTAGTGTGGAGGAAG TTTCACTCCAGGATATTAATATGCGTAAAGCCTTTAAGAGCTCTACAGTTCAAGACCAGCAGGTGGTAACAAAGAGCAGCATTCCAAACCCCATCACAGAGATGTACAACACCAGCGACAAACCACCACCTCTGAATATACTCTCTGcctacag GGATGACCATATTGATGGAATTAAGTTCTACACAGACCCCTCATATTTCTTTGACTTGTGGAAGGAAAAAATGCTTCAAGACACAGAGGACAAGAGAAAAGAGAAGAGAAAACATAGG GAGCAGAAGCGGTGTGTTGATGGTACATTGCCCCGTGAGGTGAAAAAGGTTCGTAAGGCTCATAACCGCAGACAAGAATGGAACATGATGGCTTTTGATAAGGAGCTGCGGCCGGACCATCGTCATTATCATTCACTTCAGAGGGGTGTATCGTCTGAGGGCTCGCTGTCTCCGGATGGCAG ACCACATCCAAACAACTACCCAGTCCAAGCATGTCACGCTCAAGCACGGGCCAGCCATGCTCATGCACAGCCGCATCCCTTCATGCCTGTGGAGACAGCATCATCTAGTGCAAATGGAGGGGTAGAGCATGAGTACCACAGCATTGGAGGGCCTGTGGGAGTGGGGGTGGGTGCTGATGTTTGTTACAGAGTGGGTGTACTCGCTCGAACACATCCAACACCTCCACAGTACCCACCCCCTGAAAATGGAGTCAATGGAACCATCACGCTTCCTCCAACAGATTATGG TATGATGGAGTACTATGCCAGTTCAGGCCCGCCGCCCCCTCCAGTGGGTCCCGTCATTCCATCTGCACAGACGGCTTTTGCCTCACCTCCAGCTACTCCTCATTCTGGACCGATCACATCAGCCTTACAGTATCCTCTTCCACCTGTGCCACCTCCTGAAGGTCCACCTCCTCCTCCAGCACCTCCCGTACCTCCTCATTCTGTAGCACTTGGAGAGGGACGGAGACTAACTCTGCAGCCTGTCACAGACGCTCGCAGTGACCTGCTCTCAGCAATACGCATGG GTATTCAACTAAAGAAAGTACAGGAGCAACAAGAACAGCAGGCTAAAAGAGAGCCAGTAGGGAACGATGTGGCTACTATACTCTCTCGCCGCATTGCAGTGGAGTATAGCGACTCAGAAGACGACTCAGAACTCGATGAGAATGAATGGTCTGACTGA
- the wasf3a gene encoding actin-binding protein WASF3 isoform X2 — MRKAFKSSTVQDQQVVTKSSIPNPITEMYNTSDKPPPLNILSAYRDDHIDGIKFYTDPSYFFDLWKEKMLQDTEDKRKEKRKHREQKRCVDGTLPREVKKVRKAHNRRQEWNMMAFDKELRPDHRHYHSLQRGVSSEGSLSPDGRPHPNNYPVQACHAQARASHAHAQPHPFMPVETASSSANGGVEHEYHSIGGPVGVGVGADVCYRVGVLARTHPTPPQYPPPENGVNGTITLPPTDYGMMEYYASSGPPPPPVGPVIPSAQTAFASPPATPHSGPITSALQYPLPPVPPPEGPPPPPAPPVPPHSVALGEGRRLTLQPVTDARSDLLSAIRMGIQLKKVQEQQEQQAKREPVGNDVATILSRRIAVEYSDSEDDSELDENEWSD, encoded by the exons ATGCGTAAAGCCTTTAAGAGCTCTACAGTTCAAGACCAGCAGGTGGTAACAAAGAGCAGCATTCCAAACCCCATCACAGAGATGTACAACACCAGCGACAAACCACCACCTCTGAATATACTCTCTGcctacag GGATGACCATATTGATGGAATTAAGTTCTACACAGACCCCTCATATTTCTTTGACTTGTGGAAGGAAAAAATGCTTCAAGACACAGAGGACAAGAGAAAAGAGAAGAGAAAACATAGG GAGCAGAAGCGGTGTGTTGATGGTACATTGCCCCGTGAGGTGAAAAAGGTTCGTAAGGCTCATAACCGCAGACAAGAATGGAACATGATGGCTTTTGATAAGGAGCTGCGGCCGGACCATCGTCATTATCATTCACTTCAGAGGGGTGTATCGTCTGAGGGCTCGCTGTCTCCGGATGGCAG ACCACATCCAAACAACTACCCAGTCCAAGCATGTCACGCTCAAGCACGGGCCAGCCATGCTCATGCACAGCCGCATCCCTTCATGCCTGTGGAGACAGCATCATCTAGTGCAAATGGAGGGGTAGAGCATGAGTACCACAGCATTGGAGGGCCTGTGGGAGTGGGGGTGGGTGCTGATGTTTGTTACAGAGTGGGTGTACTCGCTCGAACACATCCAACACCTCCACAGTACCCACCCCCTGAAAATGGAGTCAATGGAACCATCACGCTTCCTCCAACAGATTATGG TATGATGGAGTACTATGCCAGTTCAGGCCCGCCGCCCCCTCCAGTGGGTCCCGTCATTCCATCTGCACAGACGGCTTTTGCCTCACCTCCAGCTACTCCTCATTCTGGACCGATCACATCAGCCTTACAGTATCCTCTTCCACCTGTGCCACCTCCTGAAGGTCCACCTCCTCCTCCAGCACCTCCCGTACCTCCTCATTCTGTAGCACTTGGAGAGGGACGGAGACTAACTCTGCAGCCTGTCACAGACGCTCGCAGTGACCTGCTCTCAGCAATACGCATGG GTATTCAACTAAAGAAAGTACAGGAGCAACAAGAACAGCAGGCTAAAAGAGAGCCAGTAGGGAACGATGTGGCTACTATACTCTCTCGCCGCATTGCAGTGGAGTATAGCGACTCAGAAGACGACTCAGAACTCGATGAGAATGAATGGTCTGACTGA